The proteins below are encoded in one region of Coleofasciculaceae cyanobacterium:
- a CDS encoding ATP-binding cassette domain-containing protein — protein MAKVVVENVYKSYSRGKVEHDRTSEGKTDLAPIKDKSKQVSVLRDINFTAKDGEFLVLVGPSGCGKSTLLRLLAGLEELTGGNIKIGDRLVNDLPPKARDIAMVFQNYALYPHLNIYDNIAFGLRRNSGNGSKEKVNSGLLANVLTSTTRRLPRSLRYTSAKEQAVRDRVRYVASLLQIESLLYRLPKELSGGQKQRVALGRAIARNPQVFLMDEPLSNLDAKLRTQTRAQIVKLQRQLNTTTIYVTHDQTEAMTMGDRIAVMNNGQIQQIAPPLEIYERPANRFVAEFIGSPPMNFLPVDLVALKLVNQDFILDLPESWTKSLQSSQAKSLTLGIRPQHLFIGTESKSSIQIEVDLVEALGNETYISAHLIRQPDITLTVSLLPNTFVRVGDRLWLAVDLDKIHLFTVDDGRALTL, from the coding sequence GTGGCAAAGGTTGTAGTCGAAAACGTCTATAAAAGCTACTCTCGCGGGAAGGTAGAACACGATCGCACATCTGAAGGCAAAACAGATCTCGCTCCCATCAAAGATAAATCTAAGCAGGTTAGTGTCTTGCGGGATATTAATTTTACCGCGAAAGATGGAGAATTTTTGGTCTTAGTTGGTCCTTCTGGTTGCGGAAAGAGTACCCTACTGCGTTTATTGGCGGGATTAGAAGAATTGACGGGAGGAAATATTAAAATTGGCGATCGCCTCGTCAACGATCTCCCGCCTAAAGCCAGAGATATTGCGATGGTGTTCCAAAATTACGCGCTTTATCCTCATCTGAATATTTACGACAATATTGCCTTTGGCTTAAGAAGAAATTCGGGTAATGGCAGCAAAGAGAAAGTTAACTCTGGTTTGTTGGCGAATGTTTTAACTTCAACAACCCGCAGGTTGCCCCGAAGTCTGCGCTATACTTCTGCTAAAGAGCAAGCCGTGCGTGATCGGGTTAGATACGTGGCTAGTTTATTGCAGATCGAATCTTTACTGTATCGTTTACCGAAAGAACTATCTGGAGGACAAAAACAACGGGTAGCATTGGGTAGAGCGATCGCTCGTAACCCTCAAGTTTTTTTGATGGATGAGCCTTTATCTAACCTGGATGCTAAATTGCGGACGCAAACTCGCGCTCAAATTGTCAAGCTTCAACGACAGTTAAACACAACTACGATCTATGTCACCCACGATCAGACAGAGGCAATGACCATGGGCGATCGCATTGCGGTGATGAACAACGGTCAGATTCAACAAATTGCCCCACCTTTAGAGATTTATGAGCGACCAGCAAACCGCTTTGTAGCTGAGTTTATTGGTTCTCCACCCATGAATTTTTTACCAGTAGATTTAGTTGCTCTCAAGCTAGTTAATCAAGACTTTATTCTCGATCTGCCTGAATCGTGGACAAAATCGCTGCAATCTAGTCAAGCAAAGTCATTAACTTTGGGTATTCGTCCCCAACATTTATTTATCGGTACAGAAAGTAAATCCAGTATTCAAATTGAGGTAGATTTAGTAGAAGCATTGGGAAATGAAACCTACATATCTGCTCATTTAATCAGACAGCCTGATATTACCCTAACGGTATCTCTGCTACCAAATACATTTGTTCGAGTTGGCGATCGCCTTTGGTTGGCTGTAGATCTTGATAAAATCCATCTTTTTACAGTTGATGATGGACGAGCGCTCACTCTCTAA
- a CDS encoding glycoside hydrolase family 13 protein, whose translation MIKTPDWVKNAVFYQIFPDRFARGESTIKGQWQASTYEGWDATPTFKGYKGGNLWGVIEKLDYIKDLGANAIYFTPIFQSASNHRYHTHDYYEIDPMLGGNVAFDALIKAAHQKDIKLVLDGVFNHASRGFFFFSDILENGPNSPWLDWFKIHDWPLSAYDGSKPANYESWIGDRALPEFNHDNPQVKEYIMQVAEYWLYQGIDGWRLDVPNEVDTPGFWQEFRDRVKAVNPEAYIVGEIWGDASQWLDGTQFDGVMNYRFTEPTIAFAGGENYIPEFCQGELRPYPPISGVEYAIRIEALLKQYDWEIQQTQLNLLDSHDTPRMITTVGEDKKSFLLATVLLMTFPGAPSIFYGDEVGLPGGKDPDCRRVFPEPENWDVEILKEHKTLIALRHQYPALRTGKYKTLYADRHLYVFARILDEQEVLVAVNTGTETAKAISTITGIQSQPQELIYGSGRLDWHHTGGEQKLEIVVPAKSSMIVA comes from the coding sequence ATGATTAAAACACCAGATTGGGTCAAAAACGCCGTTTTTTATCAAATATTTCCCGATCGCTTTGCCAGAGGTGAATCCACTATTAAAGGACAATGGCAAGCTTCTACCTATGAGGGTTGGGATGCTACTCCTACCTTTAAAGGATATAAGGGAGGCAACTTATGGGGCGTAATTGAAAAACTAGATTACATCAAAGATTTAGGTGCAAATGCGATCTACTTCACCCCAATTTTTCAGTCGGCTTCTAATCATCGCTACCATACCCACGATTATTATGAGATAGATCCGATGTTAGGAGGAAATGTGGCATTTGATGCCTTAATTAAAGCTGCTCACCAGAAAGATATTAAATTGGTGCTGGATGGAGTATTCAACCATGCCAGTCGAGGCTTTTTCTTCTTTAGCGATATTTTGGAAAATGGCCCTAACTCTCCTTGGTTAGACTGGTTCAAGATTCACGATTGGCCTTTGTCTGCTTATGACGGCAGTAAACCAGCTAACTATGAAAGCTGGATTGGCGATCGCGCTTTACCTGAGTTTAATCACGACAATCCCCAGGTCAAGGAATATATTATGCAGGTGGCTGAATATTGGCTGTATCAAGGTATTGATGGCTGGCGGTTGGATGTGCCGAACGAAGTAGATACCCCAGGATTTTGGCAGGAATTTCGCGATCGCGTCAAAGCGGTCAACCCCGAAGCCTATATCGTCGGTGAAATTTGGGGCGATGCCAGTCAGTGGCTAGACGGGACGCAGTTTGATGGCGTAATGAACTATCGCTTTACTGAACCGACTATTGCTTTTGCTGGTGGAGAAAATTATATTCCTGAATTTTGTCAGGGTGAACTCAGACCATATCCGCCTATTTCTGGCGTGGAATATGCCATCCGCATTGAGGCTTTGCTCAAGCAGTATGATTGGGAAATACAGCAGACTCAACTTAACTTACTCGATAGTCATGACACTCCCAGAATGATCACAACTGTGGGTGAAGATAAAAAAAGCTTTCTGTTGGCTACAGTGCTGCTGATGACTTTCCCTGGTGCGCCGAGCATTTTCTATGGCGATGAGGTTGGTTTGCCTGGGGGAAAAGATCCCGATTGTCGTCGCGTTTTTCCTGAACCTGAAAATTGGGACGTAGAGATTTTAAAAGAACATAAAACGTTAATTGCGTTGCGCCACCAATATCCAGCATTGCGTACGGGAAAGTATAAAACTCTTTACGCCGATCGACATTTATATGTTTTTGCTCGTATTCTCGACGAGCAAGAAGTTTTAGTAGCGGTTAATACTGGAACAGAAACGGCTAAAGCTATTTCGACGATTACAGGAATTCAGTCTCAACCTCAAGAACTGATTTATGGTTCAGGTAGATTAGACTGGCATCATACTGGTGGTGAGCAAAAGTTAGAAATTGTTGTTCCTGCTAAAAGCAGCATGATAGTAGCTTAA
- a CDS encoding metallophosphoesterase, whose protein sequence is MDLNKHSMIITEPIKVEKIAIAINNLSPHLSGIKIVQLSDLHYDGIRLTAPTLLRAIALSNEVNPDLVLITGDFVTDNPQPIDELATHLQNLKSKYGVYGCLGNHDLIPKSAGQQIIRALGKIKLKILWNEVAYPLGEDLAIAGLPDFGSREFKPAPVLEQIPLDTPRIVLSHNPDSASVLKNWRVDLQLSGHTHGGQIVIPNYGSVVSILPKIRQYVPKSLRDRLPYIKDCAKITQHWNWSQGWHQVGTNQLYINRGLGSYLPGRFNCPPEVTVITLECR, encoded by the coding sequence TTGGATCTTAATAAACACAGCATGATTATTACCGAACCGATCAAAGTCGAGAAAATAGCGATCGCCATCAATAATTTATCGCCTCATTTATCGGGTATTAAAATAGTACAGCTATCGGATCTACATTACGATGGAATACGTTTAACCGCGCCAACTCTCCTAAGAGCGATCGCTCTTAGCAATGAGGTTAACCCAGATTTAGTTCTAATTACGGGAGACTTTGTTACCGATAATCCTCAACCGATTGACGAGTTGGCAACTCACCTGCAAAACCTCAAGAGTAAATATGGAGTCTATGGTTGTTTAGGAAATCATGACCTCATTCCTAAGAGCGCAGGGCAACAGATCATTCGGGCTTTAGGTAAAATTAAGCTCAAAATACTTTGGAATGAAGTTGCTTATCCTTTAGGAGAGGATTTGGCGATCGCTGGTTTACCTGATTTCGGGTCACGGGAATTTAAACCAGCACCAGTACTAGAACAAATTCCCCTAGATACACCTCGTATTGTTTTATCCCATAATCCAGACTCAGCTAGCGTACTCAAAAACTGGAGAGTAGATTTACAGCTTTCAGGACACACTCACGGCGGACAAATCGTCATTCCTAATTATGGTTCAGTAGTTTCGATTTTACCCAAAATCAGACAGTATGTACCAAAATCGCTACGCGATCGCCTACCGTACATCAAAGACTGTGCGAAAATTACTCAGCATTGGAATTGGTCGCAAGGTTGGCATCAAGTAGGCACTAATCAGCTATACATCAATCGTGGTTTAGGCTCTTATTTGCCTGGACGTTTTAATTGTCCGCCAGAAGTAACCGTAATTACCTTAGAATGCCGCTAA